In a single window of the Raphanus sativus cultivar WK10039 chromosome 9, ASM80110v3, whole genome shotgun sequence genome:
- the LOC108827116 gene encoding uncharacterized protein LOC108827116: MNSLVFNDFTHFMADIGTKLSVEGFLSGDISRADADTVCGLFVGLKTSQLTESRDHRGDLRLPSDHIINICARKMSHVNSVAKVCFQIGDELHIAVDTALLHLFSSLIRDDITAKLRFQEHLGYSVSGETDYDLGIFSFTIVSCDYNPEFLSLKIEDYVKNLGVFLKGVSDSVYEKRKGSIELSGEEESLWEHLSEQSPDGFNRSVTSCLKKIHKEDIIIFYNKWFLSKRPFSIRVWCCKLYSKYLDSTNAEN, encoded by the exons ATGAATTCGCTTGTGTTTAATGACTTTACACATTTCATGGCTGATATCGGTACTAAG CTGTCAGTTGAGGGTTTTCTCTCTGGAGACATATCAAGAGCTGATGCTGATACAGTCTGTGGTTTGTTTGTTGGTCTTAAAACGTCACAGTTGACAGAGTCTAGAGATCATAGAGGCGATCTCCGTTTACCTTCTGATCATATAATTAACATTTGTGCAAGAAAAATGTCCCATGTTAATTCTGTTGCTAAG GTATGTTTTCAAATTGGAGATGAGTTGCATATTGCAGTGGACACAGCGCTTTTGCATCTATTCTCTTCTCTGATACGAGATGATATCACTGCAAAACTAAG GTTCCAAGAGCATCTTGGTTACTCTGTTTCTGGTGAAACAGATTATGACCTTGGAATCTTTTCCTTCACTATAGTTTCCTGCGATTACAACCCTGAGTTTCTGTCCTTGAAGATAGAAGATTATGTGAAGAATTTAGGTGTCTTTTTG AAAGGTGTTTCAGATTCTGTGTATGAAAAACGCAAGGGAAGCATCGAATTGTCTGGGGAAGAGGAATCTCTGTGGGAACATCTATCTGAGCAGAG TCCTGATGGTTTCAACAGGTCTGTTACCAGTTGCctgaaaaaaatacataaagaaGATATTATCATCTTCTACAACAAGTGGTTCCTGAGTAAACGCCCATTCTCTATTCGCGTTTGGTGTTGCAAACTCTACAGCAAGTATTTGGATTCTACCAATGCAGAGAATTAG